Genomic DNA from bacterium:
TATAGTTTTTTATTCCATAATGCTATCTAACCCGCGCCGCAATCCTGTAAACGTTTTGACTTTTCGAGCCGCGAGCAATGTGCCGGCCACGTATGGCGACACAGGATCGATCGAATCATGACGGAGCGATAATTTTTCACCGGTTGTTCCGAAAATAACTTCACAGGATGATACAAATCCCGGGAGCCGAACGGAATGAATTTGCGAACGATTGATCGTCGCGCCTCGGCTTTCAAGTGCGCCGATAGTTTTTTCAATGGGATATCCCGTTTCCGGTGATTTAATTTTCGAAAGCTGATAGGCTAATTCCCGTGAAGTTCCGCTCGGCGCATCCGGTTTGCCTTCATAACTGTAATCGAGGATTTCCCAATACGGAACATATTTCGCCGCCATTTCGGCAAATCGCATCATGAGTACGGCCGTGATTGCAAAATTACCGGCAGCCAGTACACCGACATTATTGGCCATGGCCGCATCGTGAATTTCATTGTAATCGTCATCCGTTAATCCGGATGTTCCGATGACGACGGCCGTTCGGCTTCTGATCGCCGTAAGTACATGATTCTTAACGGCATCGGCTTTGGTATAATCGATCAGAACGTCCGCCGGTACTTTCAGAGCTTCCGCGACAGTGCCGCTGATGCGAATATTCGTTCCGTCAATAGTTTTTCCTGCGTGCGTTCGCGAGACTGCGCCGGTTAAAATCAAATCACCCGAAGCCAAAATCGCTTTGACTAATCCGCTGCCGACGTGGCCGGTGGCTCCGGCAACGCATAGTTTTAAT
This window encodes:
- the dapB gene encoding 4-hydroxy-tetrahydrodipicolinate reductase — translated: MSSLKLCVAGATGHVGSGLVKAILASGDLILTGAVSRTHAGKTIDGTNIRISGTVAEALKVPADVLIDYTKADAVKNHVLTAIRSRTAVVIGTSGLTDDDYNEIHDAAMANNVGVLAAGNFAITAVLMMRFAEMAAKYVPYWEILDYSYEGKPDAPSGTSRELAYQLSKIKSPETGYPIEKTIGALESRGATINRSQIHSVRLPGFVSSCEVIFGTTGEKLSLRHDSIDPVSPYVAGTLLAARKVKTFTGLRRGLDSIME